From the Amycolatopsis thermoflava N1165 genome, one window contains:
- a CDS encoding DUF6221 family protein — translation MSDTEALIAFLRACLDEDWNCAAAAGHGFGHLPLLTEHNGGWTRLDLDENVRPSYDVRYLKWFDPHRMMAEVESKRRILDLIEPPLRGVYVDEGEQVMAQQLLRVLAVAFRGRSGFQEEWAPHD, via the coding sequence GTGAGTGACACTGAGGCTCTGATCGCGTTCCTCCGCGCCTGTCTTGATGAGGACTGGAACTGCGCTGCCGCCGCCGGGCACGGCTTCGGGCATCTGCCGCTACTCACCGAGCACAACGGCGGCTGGACCCGCCTGGATCTGGACGAGAACGTACGCCCTAGCTACGACGTGCGCTACCTGAAGTGGTTCGACCCGCACCGCATGATGGCGGAGGTGGAGTCCAAGCGCCGCATCCTCGACCTGATCGAGCCTCCTTTGCGCGGGGTCTACGTCGACGAGGGCGAGCAGGTCATGGCACAGCAGCTACTTCGCGTCCTCGCCGTGGCTTTCCGGGGTCGTTCTGGGTTTCAGGAGGAGTGGGCACCCCATGACTGA
- a CDS encoding DUF4326 domain-containing protein, whose protein sequence is MAEPKRIQRRRTRGWRMPEDAVYVGRPTKWGNPYDWTSYPASRTTTSIDGEPYIHRFDDNQRRHFAVSDFENGLLHGKWLTDYPSPEEIRRELAGKDLVCWCPLDQPCHGDVLLEIANAGEGL, encoded by the coding sequence ATGGCTGAGCCAAAGCGGATCCAGCGTCGCCGGACACGTGGCTGGCGCATGCCGGAAGACGCGGTGTACGTCGGACGGCCCACCAAGTGGGGCAACCCGTACGACTGGACCAGCTACCCCGCGAGCCGCACGACCACCAGCATCGACGGCGAGCCCTACATCCACCGCTTCGACGACAACCAGCGTCGCCACTTCGCGGTCTCCGACTTCGAGAACGGCCTCCTCCACGGCAAGTGGCTGACGGACTACCCCAGTCCCGAGGAGATCCGCCGCGAACTCGCGGGCAAGGACCTTGTCTGTTGGTGTCCTCTTGATCAGCCGTGTCACGGGGACGTTCTCCTTGAGATCGCTAACGCTGGGGAGGGGTTGTGA
- a CDS encoding helix-turn-helix domain-containing protein encodes MATEPHTLVAELVATRKRLGISQEEIADRMGMQRPQVSMFETGRREPRLSTLMRYADALGARLGIEVTG; translated from the coding sequence TTGGCGACTGAACCCCACACGCTGGTGGCCGAACTCGTCGCCACCCGCAAACGCCTCGGCATCTCGCAAGAGGAGATCGCCGACCGCATGGGCATGCAACGACCGCAGGTGTCGATGTTCGAGACAGGCCGACGCGAACCACGCCTGTCCACCCTGATGCGATACGCCGACGCTCTTGGGGCTCGCCTGGGCATCGAGGTGACTGGGTGA